The stretch of DNA gagagacacagagtgCTGTTATAGAGGATGACAACGTCTTCGGGAATATTGAATCTGTTTGAATCTGTTTCTGTTGTCGCTAAAATTGACCGAGTGCTCAGGAGAAATGAAATGCGCATGAAACTATTGTAAATGTGCCATTTGAACAGAACAGAGTGAAGGACATCAGTCACTAGGATGTACAGGTAAAACatgtatgtgttctatactcAAACACTCAGTGCTGTAAACTGTTTACTTTGTGTAGTGACACGCGCTACACTTCTATGTATGTGTATTCACAGTGCATACTGTATAATAAGTTGTCCAAAATGCGTCATGTTACACAGGAAAAGTTGTTCAAGTTTTTCTGGCTCCCTCTTCTGTAATAAAGCTGGAGGCCAGGGACCCTGCACACATTTAACATGGAAGGAATCGTATTGGACAGAGAGCAACCAATGATGTTCCAGCCAAATGAGGAGGGAATATTACTATGTGTGCAGCCATCTCAGAAAACTACGTCCCCACATATGTCCCCCGTCCTAATCCATGCAACACACAGGGACATTATCCCTGAGAAGGAGACCATCTGAACAagtatgttgttatttttaatgcatatttaagCCTGTTTAAGTTTATGCTGTCCtcatatttttaatgcaggttccatagctcccattttttttaatgacatttgcTTGTagttgatattatttttttgcactaaactgaacaaagcccattttttttttctcgattgttaaaatgtgttaatatcttaaaatatacaatagtgtttatcattttgctgtatatttattttcccacttTCATAAATTCCTAAAATGTAAATCAACTTGTATGATAATCTCAACGAAAAGAACGCTCTTCCAGTAGCAGTGggtggctcttaaaagagcctttgtgttgttgtggtggcgGTAGAGGAGTCTCTACTTGGAGCTGGTGTACTTGGTGACGGCCTTGGTGCCCTCAGACACGGCGTGCTTAGCCAGCTCCCCGGGCAGCAGCAGGCGGACGGCGGTCTGGATCTCcctggaggtgatggtggagcGCTTGTTGTAGTGGGCCAGACGGGAGGCCTCGCCGGCGATGCGCTCGAAGATGTCGCTGACGAACGAGTTCATGATGCTCATGGCCTTGGAGGAGATGCCGGTGTCGGGGTGGACCTGCTTCAGCACCTTGTACACGTAGATGGCGTAGCTCTCcttcctgctctttctcctcttcttgccGCCTTTAGCGGCGGTCTTGGTCACGGCTTTCTTGGAGCCCTTCTTGGGCGCTTTCAC from Mugil cephalus isolate CIBA_MC_2020 chromosome 15, CIBA_Mcephalus_1.1, whole genome shotgun sequence encodes:
- the LOC125021561 gene encoding histone H2B-like; translation: MPDPVKAPKKGSKKAVTKTAAKGGKKRRKSRKESYAIYVYKVLKQVHPDTGISSKAMSIMNSFVSDIFERIAGEASRLAHYNKRSTITSREIQTAVRLLLPGELAKHAVSEGTKAVTKYTSSK